A genome region from Thermoplasma sp. Kam2015 includes the following:
- a CDS encoding TIGR00296 family protein, which yields MSMAEVDIDLDIGTKAVKLARSAASSYLRDEKLPDPPGDPIFQEKHGVFTTINTYPDNMLRGCIGFPEPYYNLGEGIIRSSIYAATEDPRFEPMKPEELKHVTFEVSILTQPIEITVNPEDRPKAVHIGRDGLIAVYNGASGLLLPQVATEYRMNPEQFLEALCEKAGLWEGCWKYRKVKISKFQATVFGEKEPEGVIERR from the coding sequence ATGTCCATGGCTGAAGTTGATATAGACCTTGATATAGGGACCAAGGCGGTGAAGCTTGCAAGATCCGCCGCTTCATCTTATCTTAGGGATGAGAAGCTCCCAGATCCTCCTGGTGACCCAATATTTCAGGAGAAGCACGGCGTGTTCACCACGATCAACACTTACCCTGACAACATGCTCAGAGGCTGTATAGGTTTCCCAGAACCCTACTATAACCTCGGCGAGGGTATAATCAGAAGCAGCATATATGCGGCAACTGAAGATCCACGCTTTGAACCGATGAAACCAGAGGAGTTAAAGCATGTAACCTTTGAGGTGTCCATACTCACGCAGCCGATTGAGATAACAGTCAACCCTGAGGATCGGCCTAAGGCTGTACATATAGGCAGGGATGGCCTGATAGCAGTCTACAATGGCGCCAGCGGTTTGCTACTGCCTCAGGTGGCTACGGAATACAGAATGAACCCAGAGCAATTTCTGGAGGCTCTATGCGAGAAGGCAGGGCTCTGGGAAGGGTGCTGGAAATACAGGAAGGTGAAGATCAGCAAGTTCCAGGCCACGGTGTTCGGTGAAAAGGAGCCTGAGGGGGTGATAGAAAGACGATGA
- a CDS encoding MEMO1 family protein: protein MRRQPAVAGYFYPERRDELYSLLSSFSVPEQHIAGNVIGTVVPHAGIIYSGRTAMFSYRSIQRSDVRNFVIIGPNHRPVTPYASIYPSGRWTTPLGDAVINEKMAEAIYRNSNYIVKDEESHAMEHSVEVQIPFLQFLFGDSFTFVPIILGDQEIEVVKDISEALLKLEDPFILIASSDFTHYEEARRVEKKDMDLISAILALDLDKFYSVLRSEDVTACGYGAIAILMSYTKSRGGHMVFMNHSNSGDVTGDHSEVVGYASLVSVIP, encoded by the coding sequence ATGAGGAGACAGCCGGCTGTTGCCGGTTACTTCTATCCTGAAAGGAGGGATGAACTCTATTCCCTGCTCTCTTCATTTTCCGTACCTGAGCAGCATATTGCCGGCAATGTTATAGGTACGGTTGTACCTCATGCGGGAATAATATACTCAGGACGCACCGCTATGTTTTCCTACAGGTCTATCCAGAGATCTGATGTCAGGAACTTCGTGATAATAGGCCCCAACCACAGGCCGGTAACGCCCTATGCGTCCATCTATCCATCGGGAAGATGGACCACGCCACTGGGGGATGCTGTGATAAACGAAAAGATGGCAGAGGCGATTTACAGAAACTCAAACTATATAGTCAAGGACGAGGAATCGCATGCCATGGAGCATTCGGTGGAGGTGCAGATACCATTTCTGCAGTTTTTGTTCGGGGATAGTTTCACGTTCGTACCCATCATACTCGGTGATCAGGAGATCGAGGTCGTCAAAGATATAAGCGAGGCACTGCTGAAGCTTGAAGATCCTTTCATACTCATAGCCAGCTCAGATTTCACGCATTACGAAGAGGCCAGAAGGGTTGAGAAGAAGGATATGGATCTGATCTCGGCCATACTTGCGCTTGATCTGGACAAATTCTATTCTGTGCTTCGATCGGAAGATGTAACCGCTTGCGGCTACGGTGCTATAGCCATACTCATGTCCTATACGAAGAGTAGGGGCGGGCATATGGTGTTCATGAACCATTCAAACTCAGGAGACGTGACAGGCGATCATTCTGAGGTCGTAGGCTATGCCTCGCTTGTCTCGGTCATACCATAG
- the hutI gene encoding imidazolonepropionase, whose amino-acid sequence MRALTNLSQIATGEGTTFLSGEEQGRIRIYEDHSILIRNGRIEAITKNVPPGMEIIDCGGGIAVPGFVDPHTHIVFAGNRTDEFYMRIGGRSYLDILRSGNGIYRTIRDTSSANAERIATETIARIRSALRRGTTTMEVKTGYGLDPKNEEKMISSIELLQKRVKVNLIPTYLAHVIPEGKDEMRYVDQILDTVKKNRNRISFVDVFCDAGAFSARSSRYFLESCIHEGIPARMHANEIENIGCVKNTEGLNIVSYDHMIHYDDEDLDIVRRNGSSITLLPITVFSMNERYPDARKIIDRGIPVSLATDISPLNMNDDMIFAMHLSVRFNHLTPEEALNAATINPAVSLGLGGRKGTIEPGKDADIAVINAGSYREIPYLYGLDLVSGTIAGGNIVYGMTETSEA is encoded by the coding sequence ATGAGAGCGCTGACAAACCTCTCCCAGATAGCGACGGGAGAGGGTACAACATTTCTATCAGGTGAGGAACAGGGCAGAATCCGTATTTACGAGGATCATTCCATATTGATAAGAAACGGAAGGATAGAGGCTATAACGAAAAACGTACCTCCAGGCATGGAGATCATCGACTGTGGTGGTGGCATAGCAGTACCGGGATTCGTCGATCCACATACGCATATTGTCTTTGCCGGCAACAGAACTGACGAATTCTACATGCGCATCGGAGGCAGGAGCTATCTCGATATACTCAGATCCGGCAACGGTATTTACCGCACGATAAGGGATACTTCCTCAGCTAATGCTGAGAGGATAGCCACGGAAACGATTGCACGGATCAGATCGGCCTTGAGGAGAGGGACAACAACCATGGAGGTAAAGACCGGATACGGGCTTGATCCGAAGAATGAGGAAAAGATGATCTCATCCATCGAACTGTTGCAGAAAAGGGTGAAAGTAAATCTTATACCGACCTATCTGGCACATGTGATACCTGAAGGCAAGGATGAGATGAGGTATGTGGATCAGATCCTGGATACTGTGAAGAAAAATAGAAATAGAATCTCATTCGTTGACGTCTTCTGCGATGCCGGAGCCTTCAGCGCCAGATCCTCCAGATATTTTCTGGAGTCATGCATTCACGAAGGCATACCTGCAAGGATGCACGCAAACGAAATAGAAAATATTGGATGTGTTAAGAATACCGAAGGCCTGAACATAGTCTCCTACGATCATATGATACATTACGACGATGAGGATCTCGATATTGTGAGGCGGAACGGATCTTCCATCACGCTTCTTCCCATAACCGTGTTTTCCATGAATGAACGATACCCGGACGCAAGGAAAATAATCGATCGCGGGATACCCGTTTCTCTTGCGACCGACATATCTCCGCTGAACATGAACGACGACATGATCTTCGCCATGCATCTTTCCGTAAGATTCAATCATCTGACTCCGGAGGAGGCACTGAACGCAGCCACAATAAATCCTGCAGTATCGCTCGGACTTGGCGGGCGCAAGGGCACCATTGAACCCGGCAAGGATGCGGATATTGCCGTGATCAATGCCGGCAGCTACAGGGAGATACCGTATCTCTACGGCCTTGACCTAGTATCAGGTACGATTGCGGGAGGGAACATCGTCTATGGTATGACCGAGACAAGCGAGGCATAG